The following coding sequences lie in one Oncorhynchus kisutch isolate 150728-3 linkage group LG17, Okis_V2, whole genome shotgun sequence genomic window:
- the LOC109880803 gene encoding membrane progestin receptor alpha-B-like isoform X1 → MHCCQSPETIQPATTTVPPSIRPSLMATIVMDRIGRLFINLQQVRAVPQMLTEVAPSMPGTLRDTEVPGFFRERYIHAGYRPLHQGWRYYFLSLFQRHNETINVWTHLLGSLLVLVKFLQLAETVDFIHDAHAWPLLILLLSSLAYMACSTVAHLLAAKSEFYHYCFFFLDYVGVAQYQYGSAVAHFYYAVEPDYHQWVSSVFMPTASFLCCLSCLGCCYGKYRNHSLRVWVRKVGQVVPSAMAYAWDTSPVFHRLLLWPTSHSDDITAAASGVVGDSAISFHGGQVAFFLSSAFFFTNPLPERLFPGHCDFLGQGHQLFHVFLVICTLCQIQASHLDYLGRRPLYTQLHGERGAAATIYLVQYGATQVVCVCIAVFMARKVKRLLDCRDKSK, encoded by the exons ATGCATTG TTGCCAGTCTCCTGAAACTATCCAGCCAGCAACAACAACGGTCCCACCATCCATCAGACCATCCCTCATGGCAACGATTGTCATGGATAGGATTGGGCGTCTGTTCATCAACCTCCAGCAGGTAAGGGCGGTGCCCCAGATGCTGACAGAGGTCGCCCCCTCCATGCCCGGCACGCTACGGGACACCGAAGTTCCCGGGTTCTTCAGAGAGCGCTACATCCACGCCGGCTACCGACCGCTCCACCAGGGCtggag GTACTACTTCCTTTCGCTGTTCCAGCGTCACAACGAGACCATCAACGTGTGGACCCACCTGCTGGGgtctctccttgtcctggtcaaGTTCCTCCAGCTGGCTGAGACGGTAGACTTCATCCATGATGCCCACGCCTggcccctcctcatcctcctcctgtcctccctggcCTACATGGCCTGCAGCACTGTAGCCCACCTCCTGGCCGCCAAATCAGAGTTCTACCACTACTGCTTCTTCTTCCTGGATTATGTAGGAGTGGCTCAGTATCAGTATGGCAGCGCCGTGGCTCACTTCTACTATGCTGTGGAACCAGATTACCACCAGTGGGTCTCCTCGGTCTTCATGCCCACTGCCTCCTtcctctgctgcctgtcctgCCTGGGCTGCTGCTATGGGAAGTATCGCAACCACAGCCTACGGGTCTGGGTCCGGAAGGTGGGGCAGGTGGTTCCCTCGGCTATGGCCTATGCCTGGGATACTAGCCCGGTGTTCCATCGCCTCCTCCTCTGGCCCACGTCGCACAGTGATGACATCACTGCTGCGGCCAGTGGCGTAGTCGGCGACTCTGCTATATCCTTCCATGGGGGCCAGGTAGCCTTCTTCCTGTCCAGTGCGTTCTTCTTCACCAACCCACTTCCAGAGCGTCTGTTCCCAGGCCACTGTGATTTCCTGGGGCAGGGCCACCAGCTGTTCCACGTCTTCCTGGTGATCTGTACCCTCTGTCAGATCCAGGCCTCTCACCTGGACTACCTGGGCCGACGGCCACTCTACACACAGCTacacggagagagaggagcagcagccACTATCTATCTGGTTCAGTATGGAGCCACGCAGgtggtctgtgtctgtatagCAGTCTTCATGGCGAGGAAAGTAAAACGGTTGCTTGACTGCAGAGACAAGTCCAAATGA
- the LOC109880803 gene encoding membrane progestin receptor alpha-B-like isoform X3, which produces MFGESSNKVASLLKLSSQQQQRSHHPSDHPSWQRLSWIGLGVCSSTSSRYYFLSLFQRHNETINVWTHLLGSLLVLVKFLQLAETVDFIHDAHAWPLLILLLSSLAYMACSTVAHLLAAKSEFYHYCFFFLDYVGVAQYQYGSAVAHFYYAVEPDYHQWVSSVFMPTASFLCCLSCLGCCYGKYRNHSLRVWVRKVGQVVPSAMAYAWDTSPVFHRLLLWPTSHSDDITAAASGVVGDSAISFHGGQVAFFLSSAFFFTNPLPERLFPGHCDFLGQGHQLFHVFLVICTLCQIQASHLDYLGRRPLYTQLHGERGAAATIYLVQYGATQVVCVCIAVFMARKVKRLLDCRDKSK; this is translated from the exons ATGTTTGGGGAGTCCTCCAACAAAG TTGCCAGTCTCCTGAAACTATCCAGCCAGCAACAACAACGGTCCCACCATCCATCAGACCATCCCTCATGGCAACGATTGTCATGGATAGGATTGGGCGTCTGTTCATCAACCTCCAGCAG GTACTACTTCCTTTCGCTGTTCCAGCGTCACAACGAGACCATCAACGTGTGGACCCACCTGCTGGGgtctctccttgtcctggtcaaGTTCCTCCAGCTGGCTGAGACGGTAGACTTCATCCATGATGCCCACGCCTggcccctcctcatcctcctcctgtcctccctggcCTACATGGCCTGCAGCACTGTAGCCCACCTCCTGGCCGCCAAATCAGAGTTCTACCACTACTGCTTCTTCTTCCTGGATTATGTAGGAGTGGCTCAGTATCAGTATGGCAGCGCCGTGGCTCACTTCTACTATGCTGTGGAACCAGATTACCACCAGTGGGTCTCCTCGGTCTTCATGCCCACTGCCTCCTtcctctgctgcctgtcctgCCTGGGCTGCTGCTATGGGAAGTATCGCAACCACAGCCTACGGGTCTGGGTCCGGAAGGTGGGGCAGGTGGTTCCCTCGGCTATGGCCTATGCCTGGGATACTAGCCCGGTGTTCCATCGCCTCCTCCTCTGGCCCACGTCGCACAGTGATGACATCACTGCTGCGGCCAGTGGCGTAGTCGGCGACTCTGCTATATCCTTCCATGGGGGCCAGGTAGCCTTCTTCCTGTCCAGTGCGTTCTTCTTCACCAACCCACTTCCAGAGCGTCTGTTCCCAGGCCACTGTGATTTCCTGGGGCAGGGCCACCAGCTGTTCCACGTCTTCCTGGTGATCTGTACCCTCTGTCAGATCCAGGCCTCTCACCTGGACTACCTGGGCCGACGGCCACTCTACACACAGCTacacggagagagaggagcagcagccACTATCTATCTGGTTCAGTATGGAGCCACGCAGgtggtctgtgtctgtatagCAGTCTTCATGGCGAGGAAAGTAAAACGGTTGCTTGACTGCAGAGACAAGTCCAAATGA
- the LOC109880803 gene encoding membrane progestin receptor alpha-B-like isoform X2 produces MATIVMDRIGRLFINLQQVRAVPQMLTEVAPSMPGTLRDTEVPGFFRERYIHAGYRPLHQGWRYYFLSLFQRHNETINVWTHLLGSLLVLVKFLQLAETVDFIHDAHAWPLLILLLSSLAYMACSTVAHLLAAKSEFYHYCFFFLDYVGVAQYQYGSAVAHFYYAVEPDYHQWVSSVFMPTASFLCCLSCLGCCYGKYRNHSLRVWVRKVGQVVPSAMAYAWDTSPVFHRLLLWPTSHSDDITAAASGVVGDSAISFHGGQVAFFLSSAFFFTNPLPERLFPGHCDFLGQGHQLFHVFLVICTLCQIQASHLDYLGRRPLYTQLHGERGAAATIYLVQYGATQVVCVCIAVFMARKVKRLLDCRDKSK; encoded by the exons ATGGCAACGATTGTCATGGATAGGATTGGGCGTCTGTTCATCAACCTCCAGCAGGTAAGGGCGGTGCCCCAGATGCTGACAGAGGTCGCCCCCTCCATGCCCGGCACGCTACGGGACACCGAAGTTCCCGGGTTCTTCAGAGAGCGCTACATCCACGCCGGCTACCGACCGCTCCACCAGGGCtggag GTACTACTTCCTTTCGCTGTTCCAGCGTCACAACGAGACCATCAACGTGTGGACCCACCTGCTGGGgtctctccttgtcctggtcaaGTTCCTCCAGCTGGCTGAGACGGTAGACTTCATCCATGATGCCCACGCCTggcccctcctcatcctcctcctgtcctccctggcCTACATGGCCTGCAGCACTGTAGCCCACCTCCTGGCCGCCAAATCAGAGTTCTACCACTACTGCTTCTTCTTCCTGGATTATGTAGGAGTGGCTCAGTATCAGTATGGCAGCGCCGTGGCTCACTTCTACTATGCTGTGGAACCAGATTACCACCAGTGGGTCTCCTCGGTCTTCATGCCCACTGCCTCCTtcctctgctgcctgtcctgCCTGGGCTGCTGCTATGGGAAGTATCGCAACCACAGCCTACGGGTCTGGGTCCGGAAGGTGGGGCAGGTGGTTCCCTCGGCTATGGCCTATGCCTGGGATACTAGCCCGGTGTTCCATCGCCTCCTCCTCTGGCCCACGTCGCACAGTGATGACATCACTGCTGCGGCCAGTGGCGTAGTCGGCGACTCTGCTATATCCTTCCATGGGGGCCAGGTAGCCTTCTTCCTGTCCAGTGCGTTCTTCTTCACCAACCCACTTCCAGAGCGTCTGTTCCCAGGCCACTGTGATTTCCTGGGGCAGGGCCACCAGCTGTTCCACGTCTTCCTGGTGATCTGTACCCTCTGTCAGATCCAGGCCTCTCACCTGGACTACCTGGGCCGACGGCCACTCTACACACAGCTacacggagagagaggagcagcagccACTATCTATCTGGTTCAGTATGGAGCCACGCAGgtggtctgtgtctgtatagCAGTCTTCATGGCGAGGAAAGTAAAACGGTTGCTTGACTGCAGAGACAAGTCCAAATGA